The following proteins are co-located in the Phyllostomus discolor isolate MPI-MPIP mPhyDis1 chromosome 1, mPhyDis1.pri.v3, whole genome shotgun sequence genome:
- the LOC114492418 gene encoding aldo-keto reductase family 1 member C15-like isoform X1: MDLKHSRSVKLNDGHFMPVLAFGTLASDDVPKSKAAEATKMAIDVGFRHIDAAYVYQNEKEVGQAIRDKIADGTVKREDIFYTTKLWATFLRPELVRPALERSLKNLQLDYVDLFIIHIPTAMKPGEDLIPKDVSGKVILDTVDLRDTWEALEKCKDAGLTKSIGVSNFNHKLLEMILNKPGLKYKPVCNQVECHPYLNQSKLLEFCKSKDIVLVAYSALGSQRDPTWVEKDSPILLEDPIMNAIAKKHGRNPGQVALRYQVQRGVVVLAKSFNEKRIKENFQIFDFELTPEDMKAIDGLNRNFRFFQLLIVVDHPYYPFSEEY; this comes from the exons ATGGACCTCAAACACAGTCGTTCTGTGAAACTGAATGATGGGCATTTCATGCCAGTGCTTGCATTTGGCACTCTTGCTTCTGATGAT GTTCCTAAGAGCAAGGCTGCTGAGGCCACCAAAATGGCAATTGATGTAGGTTTCCGTCACATTGATGCGGCATACGTCTATCAAAACGAGAAGGAGGTCGGCCAGGCCATTCGAGACAAAATCGCGGATGGCACTGTGAAGAGAGAGGACATATTCTACACCACCAAG CTTTGGGCTACGTTCCTTCGACCAGAACTGGTTCGACCAGCCCTGGAAAGATCACTGAAGAATCTTCAACTGGACTACGTAGATCTCTTCATCATTCATATTCCAACAGCTATGAAG CCTGGAGAGGACCTTATACCAAAGGATGTCagtgggaaagttattttagATACAGTGGACTTGCGTGATACATGGGAG gccctggagaagtGTAAGGATGCAGGTTTAACCAAGTCCATTGGGGTGTCCAATTTCAATCACAAACTGCTGGAGATGATCCTGAACAAGCCAGGGCTCAAGTACAAGCCTGTCTGCAACCAG GTGGAATGTCACCCGTACCTCAACCAGAGCAAACTGCTGGAGTTCTGCAAGTCCAAGGACATTGTTCTTGTTGCTTACAGTGCCCTGGGTTCCCAAAGAGACCCTACCTG gGTGGAAAAGGATAGTCCCATTCTCTTGGAGGATCCGATCATGAATGCCATTGCCAAGAAACACGGTAGAAATCCAGGGCAAGTGGCCCTGCGCTACCAAGTGCAGAGAGGGGTGGTGGTCCTGGCCAAGAGCTTCAATGAGAAGAGAATCAAAGAGAACTTCCAG atttttgactTTGAACTGACTCCAGAAGACATGAAAGCAATTGATGGCCTCAACAGAAATTTCCGTTTTTTTCAACTACTAAT tgTTGTTGATCACCCTTATTACCCATTTTCTGAAGAATATTGA